One window of the Procambarus clarkii isolate CNS0578487 chromosome 89, FALCON_Pclarkii_2.0, whole genome shotgun sequence genome contains the following:
- the LOC138359153 gene encoding uncharacterized protein, producing the protein MDKVQAFVESGKPEDLEGCTRDQLKQIAEKCGIRLKASKVAGMKDEILRQLRARSEAAEQGAQEGAESRKEDDGQDEVRSQGSSRSSKSSRSSRSSRNRSLERFQLELQMQREDKERQFQLEKMKLELQMKNEAEKEKEKTRLEIEKEKARLEVEKEKERTKQMQIEANRTLAEQRIEHGLPESTTQVSHPPDVRVREKDIPLFVPEEAESFFEHFEKVASIKEWPQEEWAQLVQLRLTGAAREAYTQLSLEECQDYATVKSSILRSFQLTPEAYRKRFREMIKVGACTFAETARDLERRFQKWIEAAGVGSYADLKQLMVMEKFLEMMHPETKFKIQEAGIMEVKDAADRADMITEAYKSLRENRVRSEARRSNSRPNGVWGGRNYERPRGVWGEKNFDKWADKSKYPGTQKSRSRTSSESEDGGAKRETNRYPGNQESSKALQSTSSTSGPRNSNTSGQSQSRFGTYRRDFSQMRCYNCNGLGHVMRDCRQGKRVVTLAMCDPRSKYINVFQDKPQKVNLVNERYRPFMSKGWISIRGQPEVEVGILRDTGANQSLITRSLIGNDRRLAGRSKMRVYGLLSESDMPVCTVQLRSEYVSAEVMLGVCPDIPIPGVQVILGNDLCGTKVLPRVIAETVPEECPEGHGTCGTPESVNLTDIRGDESGDRQAIEYPVSVVMKTEVADEEDTGEGETVSIKPVEDIDVDISWLFDEGPAQENEVSVRSKVKMTQPKKNHVKRADLSRAQAAEIKSRKVNATVLSMNEERCGHTEDGSRASRCPRAQRHRDSGVKWFEMSGVDMFHRKRGGEIVKKSNSREDERRRDSMCGEMLTSTLGEVKRDVRSSAVGCSTVLEETFRERRRVEGEEVELYRSEKCGKRKMIQAWRNRRNPRMRSKSNRMRSRINETKGRIVGEDEGVKYDDRRRKYNGSRWKYEDDRGGTDSRCLTLDGKRRRRGNGGWRQ; encoded by the coding sequence atggataaggtgcaagcgtttgtggagtcaggcaagcctgaggacttggaaggttgcacgagggatcaattgaaacaaatagcagaaaaatgtggcattaggttgaaagcatctaaagtagctgggatgaaggatgagatcctgaggcagttgagagccagaagtgaagcggcagaacaaggagcccaggaaggagctgaaagtagaaaggaggatgatgggcaggatgaagtgagatcccagggatcgagtaggagcagcaagagtagccggagtagtaggagtagccggaataggagcttggagagattccagttagagctccagatgcagcgtgaggacaaggagagacagttccagctggaaaagatgaaattagaactccagatgaaaaatgaagcagagaaggaaaaagagaaaaccagactggaaatagaaaaagagaaagcaaggctagaggtggaaaaagaaaaagagagaacaaaacaaatgcagatagaagcgaatagaaccttggctgaacaaaggattgaacatgggttgccagagagcaccacccaggtatcacacccaccagatgttagggttagggagaaggacattcccttgtttgttcccgaagaggcagagagctttttcgagcactttgaaaaagtagccagcatcaaggagtggccacaggaggaatgggcccagctggtccagttaagattgaccggtgcagccagggaggcatacacccaattgtcactggaagagtgccaggattacgccacagtaaagagcagcatattgcgctcgtttcagttaaccccagaagcttataggaagcgcttcagagaaatgatcaaagttggagcatgtacgtttgctgagacagcaagagatctggaaagacgattccagaagtggattgaggctgctggagttggatcttacgctgacctgaagcaactgatggtcatggagaagttcttggagatgatgcatcccgaaacaaagttcaagatccaagaagcagggataatggaggtgaaagatgccgcagatagggcggatatgattactgaagcgtacaagagcttaagggagaacagagtgagaagcgaggcgagacgcagcaatagcagacccaatggagtctggggaggaagaaattatgagagacccagaggagtctggggtgagaaaaattttgataaatgggcagataaaagtaagtaccctggaactcagaagagtaggtcgcgcacttcatctgaaagtgaggatggaggagcaaaacgagaaactaatcgttatccaggaaatcaagagtccagtaaagctctacagagtacgagtagtacgtctggcccgaggaactccaatacgagtgggcagagtcagagccgctttggtacatatagaagagatttttcccagatgagatgttacaattgtaacggattgggtcacgtgatgcgagattgtcggcagggcaagagagttgtgaccctggccatgtgtgacccccgaagcaaatatatcaatgtgttccaagacaaaccacagaaggtgaacttagtgaacgagaggtataggccgttcatgagtaaaggttggatcagtataagaggccaaccggaggtagaagttggtatcttaagagataccggagctaatcagagcttgattacgagaagcctgattgggaatgatcgacggttagctggcaggagtaagatgagggtatatgggttgttgtctgaaagtgacatgcccgtttgtactgtccagctaaggtcggaatatgtgtcggcagaggtgatgttgggagtgtgccccgacatacctattccaggagtccaagtgatcctggggaatgacttgtgcgggacaaaggtgttgccaagagtcatagcggagactgtgccagaggagtgcccagaaggccacggcacgtgtgggacacctgagagtgtgaacctgactgacatccggggagatgagtcaggagaccgccaagccattgagtaccctgtctcggtagtgatgaagacagaggtggccgacgaggaagacactggagaaggtgagacagtgtcgattaaaccggtggaagatatcgatgtagatatatcatggctgtttgatgaaggtccagcccaggaaaatgaagtctcggtgaggtcaaaagtgaagatgacccagccgaagaagaatcatgtgaagagagcggacctgagtagagcccaggctgctgaaattaagagtcggaaggtgaatgcaactgtgctgagtatgaatgaggaaagatgtggacatactgaggacgggagtagagcgtcacgttgtccacgagcacagaggcatagggatagtggagttaagtggtttgagatgtcaggagtcgacatgttccacagaaaacgtggcggagagatagtgaagaagagtaatagccgagaagatGAAAGGAGAagggacagtatgtgtggagagatgcttacgagcactctaggagaggtaaagcgagatgtacggtcgagtgctgttggatgtagtacagtgctcgaagaaacttttagggaacgaagaagagttgaaggagaagaagtggagttgtatagaagtgaaaagtgtgggaagaggaagatgatacaagcatggaggaatagaagaaatccGAGGATGCGAagtaagtcaaacaggatgaggtctcggataaatgagacgaaagggaggatagtcggtgaagacgagggagtgaagtatgatgacaggaggcggaagtataatggcagtagatggaagtatgaagacgacagaggaggtacagacagtagatgtctgactctggacgggaagagaagaagacgaggaaacggagggtggagacaataa